The Carassius auratus strain Wakin chromosome 7, ASM336829v1, whole genome shotgun sequence genome contains the following window.
tcaaGTACTTTATGTGTGCTATAGTACTGCATGTTAGTCAtctcatcaaaataaatgtatgtctTTAAAGTACAACAAAAGAAAATACtagtaacaaatgtatttaaaattttattttgacatgacaaagtgctttaaaaaatgtacttaagtgtCTTTAGAAACATAGTCATGAAAGTGACTTTAAATACAGGTAAGTGgcctttaattaataaatattatattaactgCAAGTACAGTTGTTTTTAAGTACACTACAAATGCACATTTAATTGTGTAAAAACAACTATCCAACTTTTGCAATAAATGCAAACCTAAATTAACCCTTAATGTCAATTACTTTTAGCACATCATTTTATTGCacatatttaataacaatttCTGTTTTATCTTCTATTACTTAGCAGTGATGTACATATTTAAGCtacaattttaattaatgtgcatTTCCTAAATAGCTCATTGCATTCACATCACAACAAATGCATACCTCCACAAATTATTTGTTGTGGTACTTGTTTTTCAGTATTTGCTGTGTTTagaaaaaatgcttttttatataCCAAAAAATGACTTTAAGAAAACAAGTTAAATAGATCTGATGTTCCTGCCTGTAAAATGTCCTAAACCATGAAGCTGCAGGTAGTTGACATGACAGTGTCATACAGCAAAATACTTTAAACAGCATTAGCCtacatttttttgttgaaatgtattattgatatgactttatttatacgttacTTCCTTTTCCTTTAATATATCTATTTACATATTGTTCAAAAATCTTGGGTgttgtccatattaaaatgtctgTGTTAGTAGTCACACACCTGCAGCACAATGTGAGTATCTTTATcaatgaaatgaaagagaaagtAATGAGGATTGGCTGGTTGGCTTTGCTCGCGTGCTCTTCACGGTCAGAAAGTTGACGTGCTGCTTtcaggacagagagagacacacccTTTATTCTGGACAACATTTAACGACGCTCGGTCATCATCAAAAACACTTTATAGATGTATTTCACATAGCTCTTTTATAGTTAGACGACTTTATTTAGTTGAAATGTGTTGTAAGTTAGTGTATTTACCGCAGGAAATGCGGTACAGTGTCATACGTACAGTGTGTTAAAAAAATTTGGACTGGCCAACTAACTTACTTTCCCGAGCTATCCGCTCCCACCGGCCATAAACTCCCAAATATCTCActataaacatgttttaaatgtgcGTTCAGATGTTTAATTATACTTATTTGAACCGCGTGATTATTCACGGTTTGTTTAGCTGGCTGTCAATCAACGTTACAGTAGGAGCTATAAACTGGTAGTCAAACGCGTCTCTCTTCCACCAAAAAAGCAGCTTAAATATAAAGCGGCGCGTTCAGATACTTTCACAATGTGTCAGGTCTTACCGCTCAATCGATGTGGGTCGGTCAAGCCGGTTTAGATGAAAGCGACTGGCTCTGTGGCACTGGTCGCGGTGTCCTCCTCGCGGTCTGTCCCGCAGGCGGTGTGTGTGAGTCCCGCTGAGAGCTGCTCGCACCATCCCGTCTGTAATTACCCAAACGCGCATACGCGCATGCGCACTGCACACAGTATAAGCAGGTACAGAAGACTAGTGATGTATTGTATTATGCAGTCCTTTAAccgtttatttatttgatttattcctTTGTTATTGCTTTAAAATCTTAAACTTATATTGGTAGAAAAACGATTTCGTTGAAAAGGAAAAGAGCATTTGCTCGAACAAAATGTCTGTTTACTGCAGAAAAATAGAGAACCGATGCGTCAATATCAAATAGCTATTAAAAGATTTTGagcatattatttttaatcataattttatgTTAAATTGCTTACCAAATCATATTTTAGCATAGTTTTGCACTGAATGTTCTATCGGAAGAGCCAGCAGGTGGATTTCTCGATTTCAAAGTTGAAACTTCTCCTCTGATAACTACATATTGGGCGTCATCCAGCAGAGGGCGCGTGGGGGTTCAGACACACGATTCTCCATTGAGCCGCCCTTCAAACCTCAGTATGTTAATTATGGTTAATTACAAATAAGCTCAGCATTTAATAGAAATCCAACTCAGTATCTTTACAAACTATTTTCAACTGTTTTGTCCAGTTTGGTAAATTAATGTGATTGGGTCTGGATAATATCTGAATAATGACTGATAAAAGTGGAAATCTAtcgaatttaaaatatatagtaaaaaaaaaaaaaaaaatcaaccagaGACTCGATTCGCCTAATAATTCCATTATACCTtgatggaactttttttttttttcctatgtcCATAGAATACTCTCGTTCGTTCTTTTCTTGCATTGATAAGATATTGGTAAGTGGGCACACTTTGAGCCAAACCTGAATGCTCTATAAGGCTAgtaagctcatgaatattaataggAGACATAACTTATTTTATCACTTCTATCTTAAAACActtcaacaaataaaaacacatttggaaaGGGGAAATAAGGCACATTAGGTTACTCTTAAAACCTATGCTACTGTAATCAAGAATTCATAAATTGCAGTTTTCCAGAATGCAAACAGTTACTATAATTTCAAGCTGGGGTCTGGGGATAAGTTCAAGAATGAACAAACTTCTTCTGTCAATCAtcatttgttataattattatagttgACATTTCTTGCCAGGTCACTTCGACCTATTCAAATTTTTGAGTTGTTGGAAATACTGGATAATCTATGATTTTGTGACTTATTCTCATTTAGCCTATATCATGAACGTGCCTGCAAAAGACACTGTTGTTGTGGAATTGTGGAGTTTATGTTTATGAAAGAGTTAATATTAAAATCATGTGTTAATGTATGGATTATAAAAGCACTGAAAAATGTTTGTAGACCAGTGGTAAGaagttttaatgttaaatgttagcTGTTTTTGCCTGATTTTTcccttttaattgtttttgatgaACTGTATTGAAGCCAATTAGGGTCAGTTTGACCCCCACTATAAAAAATTGTACCCACATAAAGCTACAAGGATTTTAAAAGTCCACTTTCATTTAGGCAACCAGAGAGGAAGGGGAAATGCTGACACTCTTCCTCTGAAGTTTTCTGAGTTCACccaaatacacagacacacacaggcacgtgcacaggtagggctcaacctgtgcagagcacatgccctttttgccttacactccgaagtgcccttttttggtggtgtttttttttttttcaatgctattggtcaccctttacatctgtatgtctgttttacaaatatttagcaaatgaaagttcttaaaacgagcttgtgtagaTCTTATttgatcctcaagctgtcagtaagctgataactccgccccctctatattcattgaatcaactgaagttccacagcagccgcacagcagacaccagctgagctgaatggttttgcgaagggtaaatatatatcttgttgtttgaataagtactactaaacactatgtctataaaggctcatattttatttattggatgtctgtctgactgactgagacatgtgggacgtcgcctgagagagagagagggctagcatttgccatctagtcatagacAATACAAaaccaacacttaaatagcctgtgcatacagtagcatttcatcttttataaaatgcgattttggccaaatgcattttaccacaggaaaaactgagcactccgtctatatagctacaaaaactattttgtaaCCTGTagttagatgaaaatgtaatgtgatgccggcagcggcagaccgtcgccgttttaatgacaaaaaataaataaatcacatttgcacgcattcgctggtcaaaaactatatattgataagtaatacaacaacatataattagtttttaaccatcggaaaatcataacaggtgcgcacccgcgctgtttcgtactggaacttacacaaagcgacgagtgatcctcgtcagctagatatatttctaagaaatttcttctttgatttatgattgctgatacacttaatttattaacatttaggctaatcatctTATGGTATACTATCcatatactctctgtataaaatgtagtaaaacatggttttactacagtaatgtagtagtaactaaaaaaaattacagaagatcactgtgaaatctttatcttataaaatcttaattgtatcatgcagaatgtagttcatgattcattccaaggcttcgtttatttgatccaaaatacagcaaaaacagtaatataatgtaatatttttacaattttaaataactgatttctatttgaatatattttaaaatgtaatttatttttgtgaaaaaaattttcagcatcattactccagttcagtactcttcagtgtcacgtgatccttcagaaatgcttttcactgcaactgtacttttcacactatttttatttattttttcattgctggcttattttagggaaagtgtagtgaataagagaccttcaagagaccaacatccctggtccaccacagtatcaaatttttgccaggaaggcggatacatgttggatatgttatagtaacggtatggctatagtttttataatctggaattgagttggacataattacttaaattatatttcaaaaaagtttgtcaaaaatacttgactcattgctcaccttcccctgttctcaatgtcattcataataatgttaaccaaataatacaaattagcctatgaaaccaaacagaatagctaaaaaagagaatatatataattgatataaaaaaagggagggggtgccctttttcagtttcagcacatgcccctcaaaaggtctgtgcacggccctggacACACACCTAGTTTACACTCATAACACGGACCCCCAGCAGTTCTTTACCTCTTTATTCACACCGTGGGATTATTAACTTTTGCTGAAACTTTGCGTGCCAAGGTTTTTCCcaaggttatttatttttaaaacaaaaatgcttaCTGATGCcaaaatcacacaaacacacacacacacaggttacaCCTCCAACATGTGTGTGTAAGGAGTAGCCGGACCTGTTGCCTGTGGTTCTGGACAGTCGCTTTCTTTTCTCCTTCACGAATCCGTGCAGTCATGTACTGTGTGATGTAACATAGGCTCTCAAGATCAGTTCCGCCACCTGTGCGCTTTTATTTGGTGACAGCGCGAGGAGCGCGTGATCGACATTACTGTCCCATTCGCACTCCTGTCGGAGCTCTGACGGGATGTCAGCCGCGGTCCGGAGAAACTCGTCCAAACCCGGGAACGGCTCGGAGTCCGATCCGGATGGAACTCGAACGATACGCAGAGAGCCTTCGACTGAGTCCACACACAATGAATGGGATCAGACTATCGAGTCTTCATCTAGAGGtgagatttaaaagaaaaaaagtgtttcttaaCATATGTGTGATGCATTCCTGAATGTATGAAGTTGATCTTTCGTTTTGAATTTGTCATATTCCTATTGCACTACTGATAGGCTACTggataaaaaaaatctcttttaaaaaaataataaaaaggcctATGAAAATCATATCTCCTTTTATTACAATTTCTCAAATAGCCTATAAGTGAACACATGGgagatttataaataattgtagTAGTTATTTGGTTTGAGCAGATGTAGCTCTCCAAGTGCAGAAGACTAAATCTTCTAGCTATTTCTTGTTTTGGACCTTATGAACACTGAATCAGTTTTCAGTGTCCTTCACTTTCCATCCTGTTATTCTTTTGTAAAATCCCCGAAACTAACAGTGGCATcatcctccaggaagtgacatcaccatTTTGGTGGGAAAGCAGCAGCACaaacatcaatatatatatttatatattagtaaTGTATTTAATGGATTCTTTTACGGTATTGACTGGTTTGTCTCTAAAACATTCAAAAGATCAATTATGAAAGTTAAGTTGACAGCCTCGTGTAAGCTACCTGAATATACAATGGTTAACAGGTTTTCATTTCCGTCCTGTTAGTCTTAAAGGTAATTAAGTTAGAAAAGTTTTAGTTAAAGTGTCTGGACTTGACTAGAGTACTTCTGAAATGCCAATGTAAATTTCCTACAACAgaattataaagtgttaaaatggTAAAGGATTACAGAAATGATCTGCATCATCGTTAAGACCAAGTTTAAAGGAGTGTGTCAATTTCTTTTCAGATTTTAAGACCTTAAGAGGAAGCGTCAAAGGTTCTTCAGGAGCTTCTGATGATAATATACCAACAGGTGAATCCAGCTCTCATATAAAATACCATCTTCCTCTTCAATACACTAAGACTGATGTGAATATATCCTGATGACTTTGTGAATGGCCTCCATTGTCATTGTCATTATAATCTCAAATGATAATAGAATACTATGTAGAAAAAGTTGGTTGACAATTCTTGGTCAGCGTACTCTGAGACTAAGTTTCTACTGTAAGTcaatttattcacccttatgtcattccaaacctgtatgacttaaaGAAACAAgaaatgctaaatgctaaataatGCTTTCGGTGACCAAAGACATCCATTGTACAGTTACTGAGTGATTTCTCAATATATATTTTACGTTCCACTATAGAAggaaagggtgagtaaatgacagaatttcagtttttgatgaactattcctttaattgaaCTCTGACCCGCTTTGGTGACACTCAAAAAAAGAGTAACTTTCAGAGATCATACATTGGACTTTACAAATCCCTTTGACTGTCATTTATTAACCCTCTCTGTTAAACACAGCAGTGAAACATCACATGATTATGGGCAAATACAACATCTAAACTGTGGATTGAACCACGAATATTGCTCTTGAGATGAATGTTTTAGATTAAAATTGAATAGCAGAACTAGATCTGGAATTTACAGCAGTATAAAGGTTTGGTTTATTATGTCACCTTGTATTAATTTAACTGACTGGCCTCTTTACATCACTAATTCACTTTCCTTACACGTTTACTAGTGCTGACTGGAATATTTCCATGTGTAGGCTGATCTGTTAGTGTTGGATGCAGTGGTAGATATAATGTTAACCATATACACTGTTTCCTGTTGCAGTTTTGGCTATGCAGCTGGCTATGGTTGAGGGGCCAGATCGACTTCCTGCCGATGAGGGCACACAGGAAGTGCTTTCCAGGAAACTATGTGTGCTGGAAGCTGACCTCTCAGGGGTCATGACCTTAATCTCTGTATGGTCATCCCTATTCAGACTACATAAAATATACAGATGTATTTCagataaatacacacatttaacATACTTGGCTCCATGTCTTGCAGGAGTTGTCTGCTCATTTTGTATCCATCAATAGTGAGGAAAGGACTATATGTATCACCTTTAAAACACTTGAAGAAATATGGAAGTTCAGCACATACCATAAAATGGGTctgttgttatttacattttattgaaattaacTGGCAATAAGAATGTTAAAGAggatttctattcatcaaagaatccatcattgataataataataagaaccaatATTAATAACTTAAGCACCAATAATAAGGGAGCATCcgatcaacatattagaatgatttctgaaggatcaatcAGTAATCTGCAGTGCATATTAAAATATCATGACCAAATGTGTGATTTCCACCAGGCTTCTTGCGTCAGTGTTTGGAAAACCTTCTCATGGAGCAGGAGTTCTGGTTAATCTCCCTCGATCAGCATTCAGGAATTGAGATCTCAATTAAAGAAGAGACGCTAAATCTGATGTATAAAGGCTTTCTAATGCAAGAAGGTAAATAAATAGTCTTTATGCACATTATATACactttatatttcatttcagaaaCAGACAGTGAATATCACTGCTATTTGTAGTAAAACAATACTGTTTCCTTTCTAGGGTCTTTCTTTGGATGCTGCACAGCAAATCAGATGTTTGATAGCTCTACGTCAGGTAGCGACCTTTATCTGGAGAAGGGGGATATTGCTTTGTTTGAGCCTCCGTTCCTGGGATCAGGGTGGACAGTGCTGTCACTTGCAGATGGGGCTAGAGGAACCAAACCGAAACCAGCTCTGGAGCCGGTCATTCCCTTCCATGAGTATGTGTCTCCTTCTGAAATTCATATGAACTTACTGACAAAATCAACAGatcacagaacttttttttttttttttacttctcaagGTGGTTTCTAAAGTCCTGCCCAGAGAGTATATTAGTAGGTGGTGGAAAGGACACAAGAGACCTTCCCTTCCAGATTGGTGAGAAAAAGTTGAAATAATTGTACTTTATTGGATTTATCCTGTTTAGTGTTTTGCAGTCGGtaagattttgaaagaagtctcttaggctcaccacaaaaatacagtaaaataaatagtaatattgtgaaatattattacgatttaaaataacagttttctattttaatatattttcaaatataatttattcctgtgatggctgaattttcagcagtcattacttcagtctccattgtcacatgatccttcataaatcactGTAAAATGATGATTTAGGAATGATTTTGTGCTTAAAAAATGATTTCTTGTTGATATCGTATTAGAAACGTTTTCTTAATGTAGTTGAAAATGTTTGTGCagcctattatttttttttaggattctgtgAATTtgagaacagtatttatttaaaatagaaaattttgtaatgtacaattacaaaaattataaagCTATAAAGCAAAAAGtttcagaattaaaaaagaaaaaaaaatgattgaggaTAAGTGAAGAGAGGTAGTGGATATAAGCTGCACACAAAATCTGGAGATTACTATATTTAGAAACTTGAATTATTTTTaggaactaaaaataaaataatgtcatcacAACTGAACTCTACCACAATTGTAACGATATCTCTCACAGCGGTAGGGGTCTGTGAGGCCACGGAAGAGTATAATGCCGATGGGCCAGATGAACTGAGTTTCCAGGCTGGTGAACGAATCATCATCCTGGGCCTGCTGGTGGCCTGTTTTGATTGGTTCATGGGAAAATCGGAGAGAACTGGAGATATCGGCCTCGTCAAAACCAACCTGGTCAAAGCAACCAGCTCATTTTGTGAGTAAGTGCTTGAATCACTGTATGAATATTTCAAGTAGTATTTCCGTTGTGTGGTTTGTCTCAAATGACAGTTTTGCACACAATACTTTTTAACTTAATCCTGTGCTTCCATTACAGATCATCAGACATATTCCTGAAAGACGAGGACAGACAAATTGCTACCTTGGATCAGGAAAAAATTAAAGAGGACACTATTGCTTTATTGAAGACAATATGCCAGTCTGATGTAGGCACAAACTACAAACTTGGTAAGGTCATTTTCAATATGaacattttagcatttaataAATTGCCTTTAGAACAGTATCTGTGCTATGAACAGCATTTGTCGAAGCAAAAAAAACCTACTAACAATTCTTGTTCACCAAAAAGAGGCGTTCCTAACAGACCGCAGAGGTAGAATTACAGGCACAAAGCAACTATGACAACACAAAACACATCAATGAAAGTCTTGTATTCTGTATATCCTGATCATaagcttttcttttgtttgatgtAAACACAGCTAAGAACCTAAACCGTCTTTACTACTCCACCTTTGGGAAACTAAACTGAAGATTAGAAAACTAATTTGTCACTGCAAGAACTAGTGGCATATACAAGAAACGGCAAAACAAGAAACCAACACGATCAGGATTCAATGTCTTTTGTACAGGAATATTCTTGACATGGTTGACACTAAAAAAACCTCAAAAATCAGTAGAGCTGCTTATCCAGGGAAGAACTTGTGGTGGTCTGAAACCAGCAGTCACATTACTGGAAGTGCTGGGGTTTTCCCTAATACAGAGAGAAATGTGCCGTCATGATTTTGTAGTATTAATTGaaaattcaaccaatctgatcaAAAGGATTTCCATTGCCAACTATGAATAAACGGAATCCTACATGCTACTGCATTGATGTGAAGCTAGCTCTATACTGACCTGTCCTGAGGAAGTGATTTGGACACATCCCAGACAGAAGATGGCGCTGATGTTACATGCTTTTTCACCTCTGTAAGGCTCAGACATGATCCAAATGTTAAAAAAGCCCATATTATGTTCATATACAAATTCAAAATAGTATCTTTAGTGTATACTAATCTGCCATTAagtcccaatcccaattctattttataccccttcgcctaccccttccccttgtcgtCAAAcgcctaaggattgggacaccacaaCCATGACGTCAAACACCATCATTCGtcatctagctcttacaatacacacatacatatccttctcaaaaaattagcatattgtaataaaaaaagttcattattttccataatgtaatgataaaaatttaactttcatatattttagattcattgcacaccaactgaaatatttcaggtcttttattgttttaatactgatgattttggcatacagctcgtgaaaacccaaaattcctatctcaaaaaattagcatatcatgaaaaggttctctaaacgagccattaacctaatcatctgaatcaactaattaacccTAAACACCTgtaaaagattcctgaggcttttaaaaactcccagcctggttcattactcaaaaccgcaatcatgggtaagactgccgacctgactgctgtccagaaggccatcattgacaccctcaagcgagagggtaagacacagaaatacatttctgaacgaataggctgtttccagagtgctgtatcaaggcacctcagtgggaagtccgtgggaaggaaaaagtgtggcagaaaacgctgcacaacgagaagaggtgaccggaccctgaggaagattgtggagaaggaccgattccagaccttggagGACCTGCgaaagcagtggactgagtctggagtagaaacatccagagccaccgtgcacaggagtgtgcaggaaatgggctacagagaagcagcacaggactgttgctcagtggtccaaagtacttttttcggatgaaagcaaattttgcatgtcattcggaaatcaaggtgccagagtctggaggaagactggggagaaggaaatgccaaaatgcctgaagtccagtgtcaagtacccacagtcagtgatggtctggggtgccatgtcagctgctggtgttggtccactgtgttttatcaagggcagggtcaatgcagctagctatcaggagattttggagcacttcatgcttccatctgctgaaaagctttatggagatgaagatttcatttttcagcatgacctggcacctgctgCTCACAGTGCCACAagcactggtaaatggtttactgaccatggtattactgtgctcagtTGGCCTgtcaactctcctgacctgaaacccatagagaatctgtgggatattgtgaagagaaagttgagagacgcaagacccaacactctggaagagcttaaggccgctatcgaagcatcctgggcctccataacacctcagcagtgccacaggctgattgcctccatgccacgccgcattgaagcagtcatttctgcaaaaggattcccgaccaagtattgagtgcataactgaacataattatttgaaggttgacttttttttgtattaaaaacacttttcttttattggtctgatgaaatatgcaaatttttttagatgagctgtatgccaaaatcatcagtattaaaacaataaaagacctgaaatatttcagttggtgtgcaatgaatctaaaatatatgaaagtttaatttttatcattacattatggaaaataatgaacttcatcacaatatgctaatttttttagaaggacctgtatactggtgtgcattagagcctttaattatcgttctgtattaatgcgctgcttactgaacacacacatcagaaatcgcgcagctcacatatcaaggagaaaataaacttgtcaaagCTGCCCCACGactattattaaatacagtttaaaaactgaatcgctacattatattttccagcgacgagaggatacaattgctgtttttaagtaaacttactctaaaaagataaacgcacagaagcgaatacacgcaacttccatttctttctttctcgctctctggaataggcaatatttgagaaaatggtttagcgatttctaattattggggggattagcccccattAATGTCGGCAGTTATCGCCCCGTttagacatatgctgtggcactatcatgcagtctgtaatgatatgacgttagcaaatattagctattttttgcaaacatttctttgagtaacatgaccattaatatgaactcacaattgaatgtaacataaaacaaattctTACTTTTCgtcaaaatctttatttatgccaaaaaagcttacatttaggtgtctttttgttcgctgtagcagccatgttgccgagataattcataccccttcgtttgaagtgtggtcctgaaaaatcttcgtttgaagggctatctggcccttacCTCTTTCcttccaaccaaaagagaatcgagacacccctaccccttcacgtaaACACGCAAAACGGGGGGTAGgtgaaaggggaagggctaaggggttgaattgggattgggcctaccTCAGGATACAGATCTAAGTGTTACCTTCATCCCAGTCTTCATCACACAGAGGGGCAGTCCAGGTCCTCACCGGGATTTTAAGCTTACTATCAGTGTCGTCACTGGCCACTGCCATTGAAAATTAAGCATTAAGAATTCATTATGCATGGAGTGTATCTGCAATAATCCAACATGATGAAATTGAAAAGGCTGATTTGAGCTTACTGTAGGTGTCATTAACAGTGCACCGGTCCACACAGGTTGAGATGTGATGGGACAGCTCGTGTTTTCTCATCAAGTGGCGTGCATTGAATGGACAAGTCCATAATTCACCAACCAATTCAGGATGATTCTACGAATGACATTAAGATCACAGATATTTATCAGATATTCATCACGATGAAACAGAAGTCTAATTGCTGATATTAAATCAGTAACTTGGTATTAACTTATTAACCATGACATGACAATCCACCCTGTCTGTTTGGTAAATTCATGTTATAGAATTCATCCatgcaaatgtttaatttcattcattcttcGACCATTTGACCtcataatgttattaaaaatgtcaaaactggATCTTCCAGTGAAAATGGCAGCCTTCACTGTATGCTGGACCGATTATTTCGTTTGCTTAAACTATACCCctttcctgtggctcaagtggtagagcattgcgttagcaggtTGTGGGTTCGATCCCCAggaaacacatgttaggtaaaaaatgttaccctgaatgcactgtaagtcactttggataaaagagtctgctaaatgcatacatttaatttaatttaattttcttataACTGATTGCAAACTAACAttctgcctccatccaatcaacaaacAACTGACAGAACATTGGCTTACACTGAACCACAAGAATAGTGTTAAata
Protein-coding sequences here:
- the LOC113106598 gene encoding gametocyte-specific factor 1 is translated as MPKRSDSKPVVSAPRWEEVQDFCNPDKLLLCPYDPHHLIRACRFPYHLIKCRKNHPELVGELWTCPFNARHLMRKHELSHHISTCVDRCTVNDTYMASDDTDSKLKIPVRTWTAPLCDEDWDEEVKKHVTSAPSSVWDVSKSLPQDRENPSTSSNVTAGFRPPQVLPWISSSTDF